A genomic window from Massilia sp. METH4 includes:
- a CDS encoding M12 family metallopeptidase, translating into MSDKYDTVPTSLRASEDKEPDHAGKPHFCAIPPEPRRVFKPGVSARRENLIILFGNKWVSGTTLRYYFFDRDTDGEKVLFTDGEERFVSWVGAEEQLAVVRQAFKIWSDVGIGVRFQEVHDREDAEIRIGFMKGDGAWSFLGRGILDHGPNERTMNFGWDLTRPGEVDTAVHEIGHTLGFPHEHQNPNAGIVWDEEAVYAALAKPPNEWNRDKTFWNIIRKLDPTEVKGSAWDPDSIMHYPFEPGLIKEPVRFFEEGLRPHGGLSARDISWVLALYPPEGDEMVLLKPAQSIPLELTPGEQRNFRVAPQETRKYDFRTFGASDSVMVLFENVDGDYRYVTADDDSGEDTNAAFQVKLMKGREYVLRVRLYHSERQGQTAVMMW; encoded by the coding sequence ATGTCAGACAAATACGATACCGTGCCGACGAGCCTGCGGGCGTCGGAAGACAAGGAGCCGGACCATGCCGGCAAGCCGCACTTCTGCGCCATACCGCCGGAGCCGCGCAGGGTGTTCAAGCCGGGCGTGAGCGCCAGGCGCGAGAACCTCATCATCCTGTTCGGGAACAAATGGGTCAGCGGTACCACGTTGCGGTATTACTTCTTCGACCGCGATACCGATGGGGAGAAAGTACTGTTCACGGACGGAGAAGAGCGCTTCGTCAGCTGGGTGGGCGCCGAGGAACAGCTTGCCGTCGTCCGGCAAGCGTTCAAGATCTGGAGCGATGTCGGTATCGGCGTCCGATTCCAGGAAGTGCACGATCGCGAGGACGCGGAGATACGCATCGGTTTCATGAAAGGCGACGGCGCCTGGTCGTTCCTCGGGCGCGGCATACTCGATCATGGGCCCAATGAGCGCACCATGAACTTCGGCTGGGATCTCACCCGGCCGGGCGAGGTCGACACGGCGGTGCACGAGATCGGCCATACGCTGGGCTTCCCCCATGAACACCAGAACCCCAACGCGGGAATCGTATGGGACGAAGAAGCCGTTTATGCCGCGCTGGCCAAGCCTCCCAACGAATGGAACCGGGACAAGACGTTCTGGAACATCATCCGCAAGCTCGACCCCACGGAAGTGAAGGGTTCCGCATGGGACCCGGACTCGATCATGCACTATCCGTTCGAGCCGGGGCTGATCAAGGAACCGGTGCGCTTCTTCGAGGAGGGCCTGCGGCCGCACGGCGGCCTGTCGGCCCGCGATATCAGCTGGGTGCTCGCCTTGTATCCGCCCGAGGGCGACGAAATGGTGCTGCTCAAGCCCGCGCAGTCGATTCCGCTGGAGCTGACACCGGGCGAACAGCGCAACTTCCGCGTCGCGCCCCAGGAAACGCGCAAGTACGACTTCCGCACCTTCGGGGCCTCGGACTCGGTGATGGTGCTGTTCGAGAACGTGGATGGCGACTACCGTTACGTGACGGCGGACGACGACAGCGGCGAGGATACCAACGCCGCCTTCCAGGTCAAGCTCATGAAGGGACGTGAATACGTGCTGCGCGTGCGGCTTTATCATAGCGAGCGGCAGGGGCAGACGGCGGTCATGATGTGGTGA
- a CDS encoding arginine/lysine/ornithine decarboxylase, translating into MKFRFPIVIIDEDFRSENSSGLGIRALAAAMEKEGMEVLGVTSYGDLSQFAQQQSRASAFILSIDDEEFGAGSKEETDHALKSLRAFVEEIRYKNADIPIYLYGETRTSRHIPNDILRELHGFIHMFEDTPEFVARHIIREAKSYLDGLSPPFFRALVHYANDGSYSWHCPGHSGGVAFLKSPIGQMFHQFFGENMLRADVCNAVEELGQLLDHTGPVAASERNAARIYNADHCYFVTNGTSTSNKMVWHSTVAPGDIVVVDRNCHKSILHSIIMCGAIPVFLMPTRNHLGIIGPIPLEEFTMESIQKKIESNPFARDAVNKKPRILTITQSTYDGVVYNVEVLREMLDGKIDTLHFDEAWLPHATFHDFYKDMHAIGKDRPRAKESLIFSTQSTHKLLAGLSQASQVLVRDSETVKLDKDTFNEAYLMHTSTSPQYSIIASCDVAAAMMEAPGGTALVEESILEALDFRRAMKKVDEEWGSDWWFKVWGPENFAEEGIGTREDWIFKAESEEWHGFGKLAPGFNMLDPIKATIVNPGLSLDGQFSDTGIPASIVTKYLAEHGVIVEKCGLYSFFIMFTIGITKGRWNTLLTALQQFKDDYDKNAPLWRILPEFSANNPRYEKMGLRDLCQQIHDFYKAYDVARLTTEMYTSSMIPAMKPSDAFAKMAHREIERVAIDELEGRITSILLTPYPPGIPLLIPGERFNKTIVDYLRFARDFNERFPGFETDVHGLVKREVNGKRDYFVDCVKQ; encoded by the coding sequence ATGAAATTTCGTTTCCCCATCGTCATCATCGACGAGGACTTCCGTTCCGAGAATTCGTCCGGCCTGGGCATTCGCGCCCTGGCCGCCGCGATGGAAAAGGAAGGCATGGAAGTGCTGGGTGTGACCAGCTACGGGGACCTGTCGCAGTTCGCCCAGCAGCAATCGCGCGCCTCGGCCTTCATCCTGTCGATCGACGACGAGGAATTCGGCGCCGGCTCGAAGGAAGAGACCGACCACGCGCTGAAGTCGCTGCGCGCCTTCGTGGAAGAGATCCGTTATAAAAACGCGGACATCCCGATCTACCTGTACGGCGAAACGCGCACCTCGCGCCACATCCCCAACGACATCCTGCGCGAGCTGCACGGCTTCATCCACATGTTCGAGGATACGCCGGAATTCGTGGCACGCCACATCATCCGCGAGGCGAAGAGCTACCTGGACGGCCTGTCGCCGCCCTTCTTCCGCGCCCTGGTGCACTACGCGAACGACGGCTCCTACTCCTGGCACTGCCCCGGCCACTCGGGCGGCGTGGCCTTCCTGAAGTCGCCGATCGGCCAGATGTTCCACCAGTTCTTCGGCGAGAACATGCTGCGCGCCGACGTGTGCAACGCCGTGGAGGAGCTGGGCCAGCTGCTGGACCACACGGGTCCCGTGGCCGCTTCCGAGCGCAACGCGGCGCGCATCTACAACGCCGACCACTGCTACTTCGTGACCAACGGCACCTCGACGTCGAACAAGATGGTGTGGCACTCGACGGTCGCGCCGGGCGACATCGTGGTGGTGGACCGCAACTGCCACAAGTCGATCCTGCACTCGATCATCATGTGCGGCGCGATCCCCGTGTTCCTGATGCCGACGCGTAACCACCTCGGCATCATCGGCCCGATCCCGCTCGAAGAATTCACGATGGAGTCGATCCAGAAGAAGATCGAGAGCAATCCGTTCGCGCGCGACGCCGTGAACAAGAAGCCGCGCATCCTGACGATCACCCAATCGACCTACGACGGCGTGGTGTACAACGTGGAAGTGCTGCGCGAAATGCTGGACGGGAAGATCGACACCCTGCACTTCGACGAAGCGTGGCTGCCGCACGCCACCTTCCACGACTTCTACAAGGACATGCACGCGATCGGCAAGGACCGCCCGCGCGCCAAGGAGTCGCTGATCTTCTCCACCCAGTCGACCCACAAGCTGCTGGCCGGCCTGTCGCAGGCTTCGCAGGTGCTGGTGCGCGACTCCGAAACGGTCAAGCTGGACAAGGACACGTTCAACGAGGCGTACCTGATGCACACCTCGACCTCGCCGCAATACTCGATCATCGCCTCGTGCGACGTGGCCGCGGCCATGATGGAAGCGCCGGGCGGCACCGCCCTCGTCGAGGAATCGATCCTCGAAGCGCTGGACTTCCGCCGCGCCATGAAGAAGGTGGACGAGGAATGGGGCAGCGACTGGTGGTTCAAGGTGTGGGGCCCGGAAAACTTCGCCGAGGAAGGCATCGGCACGCGCGAGGACTGGATCTTCAAGGCCGAGAGCGAGGAATGGCACGGCTTCGGCAAGCTGGCGCCGGGCTTCAACATGCTCGACCCGATCAAGGCCACCATCGTCAACCCGGGCCTGTCGCTGGACGGCCAGTTCTCCGACACCGGCATTCCCGCCTCGATCGTGACCAAGTACCTGGCCGAGCACGGCGTGATCGTGGAGAAGTGCGGGCTGTACTCGTTCTTCATCATGTTCACGATCGGCATCACGAAGGGCCGCTGGAACACGCTGCTGACCGCGCTGCAGCAGTTCAAGGACGACTACGACAAGAACGCTCCGCTGTGGCGCATCCTGCCGGAATTCTCCGCGAACAATCCGCGCTATGAGAAGATGGGCCTGCGCGACCTGTGCCAGCAGATCCACGATTTCTACAAGGCCTACGACGTGGCCCGCCTGACGACGGAAATGTACACCTCGAGCATGATCCCGGCCATGAAGCCGTCCGACGCGTTCGCCAAGATGGCGCACCGCGAGATCGAGCGCGTGGCCATCGACGAACTGGAAGGCCGCATCACGTCGATCCTGCTGACGCCTTACCCGCCGGGCATTCCGCTGCTGATCCCGGGCGAGCGCTTCAACAAGACCATCGTCGACTACCTTCGCTTCGCACGCGACTTCAACGAGCGCTTCCCCGGCTTCGAGACGGACGTGCACGGGCTGGTCAAGCGCGAGGTCAACGGCAAGCGCGATTACTTCGTCGATTGCGTGAAGCAGTAA
- a CDS encoding dihydrofolate reductase, which yields MTQLSIIVAIDRQRGIGVRNQLPWHLPEDLAHFKRLTTGHPIIMGRKTFDSIGRPLPNRRSIVITRDTAWQRDGVEAVHSLDEAVALVGDAPAFVIGGAQVFDAALAVADQLIVTEIDGQFECDTFFPPIEPAMWREAERTRHQSANGTAFDIVIYRRHAG from the coding sequence ATGACGCAACTTTCCATCATCGTCGCCATCGACCGCCAGCGCGGCATCGGCGTGCGCAACCAGCTGCCCTGGCACCTGCCGGAAGACCTGGCCCATTTCAAGCGCCTGACGACGGGCCACCCGATCATCATGGGCCGCAAGACCTTCGATTCGATCGGCCGCCCGCTGCCGAACCGGCGCAGCATCGTCATCACGCGCGACACGGCATGGCAGCGCGACGGCGTGGAAGCGGTGCATTCGCTCGACGAAGCGGTGGCGCTGGTCGGCGACGCGCCCGCCTTCGTCATCGGCGGCGCCCAGGTGTTCGACGCGGCGCTGGCCGTGGCGGACCAGCTGATCGTGACGGAGATCGACGGACAGTTCGAATGCGACACGTTCTTCCCGCCCATCGAGCCGGCCATGTGGCGCGAAGCCGAGCGGACCCGTCACCAGTCCGCGAACGGCACCGCGTTCGACATCGTCATCTACCGCCGCCACGCCGGATGA
- a CDS encoding sigma 54-interacting transcriptional regulator → MALSIWMQVLDGGAATAASALRAALGTAGVSVRDAAHESAPKGFGVVLCGASDTALPQTVQALALNAAVLAIDCAGEPLRADTMWALLEAGAIDLLPWSSAELCAQQVAARLQRWDALQKLMASSTVRNWLVGDSGAWRALVQSVVEVAAFTQSPVLITGETGTGKDLIAQLIHRLSGAPGELTVLDCTTLSPELAGSELFGHERGAFTGALNARDGAFAMADGGTLFLDEVGELPLPLQAQLLRVIQEQKYKRVGSNGWQPSRFRLVCATNRDLEADIATGAFRADLFYRIAGWRCRPPPLRERQGDILPLVEHFLRQLDPQGQGRPLEPAVREYLLSREYKGNVRDLRQTVSRIWYRHTGPGPITIGDVPPDERLHRAPAWPDAPFRDAIRHAVDRGMSLARIGQAASDTAIRLVLEQEGDNNQRAAQRLGVTDRALQIRRKAAREGEVESRQ, encoded by the coding sequence ATGGCGCTGTCGATCTGGATGCAGGTATTGGACGGGGGCGCCGCAACGGCGGCCTCTGCGCTGCGCGCGGCGTTGGGCACTGCCGGCGTATCGGTCCGGGATGCCGCCCACGAAAGCGCGCCGAAGGGCTTCGGCGTCGTGCTCTGCGGTGCCAGCGATACCGCCCTGCCCCAGACGGTCCAGGCCCTCGCGCTGAACGCCGCCGTGCTGGCGATCGACTGCGCGGGCGAGCCCCTGCGGGCCGATACGATGTGGGCCCTGCTCGAGGCTGGCGCGATCGACCTGCTGCCATGGAGCTCCGCCGAGCTGTGCGCCCAGCAGGTCGCCGCCCGCCTGCAACGCTGGGATGCCCTGCAAAAGCTGATGGCCTCGTCCACCGTGCGCAACTGGCTCGTCGGCGACAGCGGCGCCTGGCGCGCGCTGGTGCAAAGCGTGGTCGAGGTGGCCGCTTTCACGCAGTCGCCGGTGCTGATCACCGGCGAGACGGGTACCGGCAAGGACCTCATCGCCCAGCTGATCCACCGCCTGTCCGGCGCACCGGGCGAGCTCACGGTGCTCGACTGCACCACGCTCTCGCCCGAACTGGCCGGCTCCGAACTGTTCGGCCACGAGCGCGGTGCCTTCACGGGCGCCCTCAACGCGCGCGACGGCGCCTTCGCGATGGCCGATGGCGGCACCCTGTTCCTCGACGAGGTGGGTGAGCTGCCGCTGCCGCTGCAAGCCCAGCTGCTGCGCGTGATCCAGGAACAGAAATACAAGCGCGTGGGCAGCAACGGGTGGCAGCCGAGCCGCTTTCGCCTCGTGTGCGCGACGAACCGCGACCTGGAGGCGGACATCGCCACCGGAGCCTTCCGGGCGGATCTCTTCTATCGTATCGCCGGCTGGCGCTGCCGCCCGCCGCCGCTGCGCGAGCGCCAGGGCGACATCCTGCCGCTGGTCGAGCATTTCCTGCGCCAGCTGGACCCGCAGGGCCAGGGCCGGCCGCTGGAACCGGCGGTGCGCGAATACCTGCTGTCGCGCGAATACAAGGGCAATGTGCGCGACCTGCGCCAGACCGTGTCGCGCATCTGGTACCGGCATACGGGGCCCGGCCCCATCACGATCGGCGACGTGCCGCCAGACGAACGGCTGCACCGCGCCCCCGCCTGGCCGGACGCGCCGTTCCGCGACGCGATCCGCCACGCCGTCGACCGCGGCATGTCGCTGGCCCGCATCGGCCAGGCGGCATCGGACACGGCGATCCGGCTCGTGCTCGAACAGGAGGGCGACAACAACCAGCGCGCCGCGCAGCGGCTGGGAGTGACGGATCGGGCGTTACAGATCCGCAGGAAAGCGGCGCGCGAGGGCGAGGTCGAGAGCCGGCAATGA